A stretch of Peteryoungia algae DNA encodes these proteins:
- a CDS encoding aspartate aminotransferase family protein has protein sequence MNKPLTAVSNLGAIDAAHHLHPFSDMKKLNASGTKIITRAEGVHIWDSTGKQYLDAFAGLWCVNVGYGRKSIADVVHAQMLELPYYNTFFGTTTPPTTLLAQKIAEKTGPKLNRVFFSNSGSEASDTWFRMARVYWKALGHETKTQVIARKNAYHGSTVAGASLGGMTWMHEQGNLPIEGIHHINQPYWYAEGGDLSPEDFGLKVARELEEKILELGEENVAAFVAEPIQGAGGVIVPPSTYWPEIKRICAKYQILLVADEVISGFGRLGSWFGHQYFDFEPDLAPIAKGLSSGYLPIGGVLVSDRVAEVMVNELGDFYHGYTYSGHPVAAAAALENIRIIEEEGLVERVRDDTGPYLAQALASLTDHELVGEAVSVGLMGAVQIAADKATRRRFKKPDDTGTGVRNQCVNAGVVLRATGDRMLFSPPLIISRSEIDQAVDTLRSGLDWLKDNRGEG, from the coding sequence ATGAACAAGCCGCTTACCGCCGTCTCCAATCTCGGTGCCATCGACGCTGCCCATCACCTTCATCCCTTCTCGGACATGAAGAAGCTGAACGCATCAGGCACCAAGATCATCACCCGGGCGGAAGGCGTGCATATATGGGATTCGACCGGCAAGCAGTATCTTGATGCCTTTGCCGGCCTGTGGTGCGTCAATGTCGGTTATGGTCGCAAGTCGATCGCAGACGTGGTTCACGCCCAGATGCTGGAGCTGCCCTACTACAACACCTTCTTTGGCACCACGACGCCGCCGACCACGCTGCTTGCCCAGAAGATCGCCGAAAAGACCGGGCCGAAGCTGAACCGCGTCTTCTTCTCCAATTCCGGATCGGAAGCCTCCGACACCTGGTTCCGCATGGCGCGCGTCTACTGGAAGGCGCTCGGCCACGAGACCAAGACGCAGGTGATCGCCCGCAAGAATGCCTATCACGGCTCGACGGTGGCAGGCGCCTCTCTCGGCGGCATGACCTGGATGCATGAGCAGGGCAACCTGCCGATCGAAGGCATTCACCACATCAACCAGCCCTATTGGTATGCCGAAGGCGGGGATCTTTCTCCGGAGGACTTCGGTCTGAAGGTCGCCCGCGAGCTGGAGGAGAAGATCCTCGAACTCGGCGAAGAGAATGTCGCAGCCTTCGTCGCTGAACCGATCCAGGGGGCCGGCGGCGTCATCGTCCCGCCCTCGACCTACTGGCCGGAAATCAAGCGGATCTGCGCCAAGTACCAGATCCTGCTCGTCGCCGACGAAGTCATCTCGGGCTTCGGTCGTCTGGGTTCGTGGTTCGGCCACCAGTATTTCGATTTCGAGCCGGACCTCGCCCCGATCGCCAAGGGTCTGTCATCAGGCTATCTGCCGATCGGCGGCGTGCTGGTCTCCGACCGGGTGGCCGAAGTCATGGTCAACGAGCTCGGCGACTTCTATCACGGCTACACCTATTCCGGTCACCCGGTGGCGGCGGCAGCAGCCCTTGAAAACATCCGCATCATCGAGGAGGAAGGCCTGGTCGAGCGTGTGCGCGACGATACCGGCCCCTATCTCGCGCAGGCACTCGCCTCGCTCACCGACCACGAACTGGTCGGCGAAGCCGTCAGCGTCGGCCTTATGGGCGCCGTCCAGATTGCTGCCGACAAGGCGACCCGCCGCCGCTTCAAGAAGCCTGATGACACGGGGACGGGCGTGCGCAACCAGTGCGTCAATGCCGGCGTCGTGCTGCGCGCCACGGGCGACCGCATGCTCTTTTCGCCGCCGCTGATCATCTCGCGTTCCGAGATCGACCAGGCGGTCGATACGCTGCGATCAGGGCTCGACTGGCTGAAGGACAATCGCGGCGAGGGCTGA
- a CDS encoding glutamine synthetase family protein, whose product MTAPTEAADQTAADPSARIEVLLVGMNGDLRGKMIPLKAEDKVWKNTVRLPASTQSLDIWGDDNDDITKISLTLGDPDGICTPDRNSLTTLPWGPAGSKQVLATMHTLSGEPHFVCPRAILANVMKRFEEKGLTPVVATELEFYVMEPDFRETGVPMPPKALVMNGEVEGYQLYDMRATAAMEDFLDTVRGYCDEMGLPADATTAEFGPGQFEVNLLHKPDAMAAADDCIYLKRVVDFAARRHGFKATCMAKPYGDHAGSGMHVHASIIDGQGRNILDAKGGDPVKLKSITAGMLKSMQDAQLIFAPFANSYRRFQPGSFAPDKIDWGFGNRGTAIRIPDKDGPAARIEHRVAGADANPHLLLAAILGGILLGLEEDLDPGQVTTPDSAPENPDMLTYDFLTAVERFRSSAFISDVFGAEYQRIYGDTKRKEAMAYLRTVSSFDYQTYLPRI is encoded by the coding sequence ATGACAGCACCGACCGAGGCCGCCGATCAGACCGCAGCCGACCCTTCCGCGCGCATCGAGGTGCTGCTCGTCGGCATGAACGGCGACTTGCGCGGCAAGATGATCCCGCTGAAGGCCGAGGACAAGGTCTGGAAGAACACGGTGCGCCTGCCGGCCTCGACCCAGTCGCTCGACATCTGGGGCGACGACAATGACGACATCACCAAGATCTCGCTGACGCTCGGCGACCCCGATGGCATTTGCACCCCGGACAGGAACTCGCTGACCACGCTGCCCTGGGGGCCAGCCGGCTCCAAGCAGGTGCTTGCCACCATGCACACGCTCTCCGGCGAGCCGCATTTCGTCTGCCCGCGTGCGATCCTCGCCAATGTGATGAAGCGCTTCGAGGAGAAGGGCCTGACACCGGTGGTTGCGACCGAACTCGAATTCTACGTCATGGAGCCGGACTTTCGCGAGACCGGCGTGCCGATGCCGCCCAAGGCGCTGGTCATGAATGGCGAGGTCGAGGGCTACCAGCTCTATGACATGCGCGCGACCGCTGCCATGGAAGACTTCCTCGACACCGTGCGCGGATACTGCGACGAGATGGGTCTGCCGGCGGACGCGACGACAGCGGAATTCGGCCCCGGGCAATTCGAGGTCAATCTCCTGCACAAGCCGGATGCGATGGCGGCGGCCGACGATTGCATCTATCTGAAGCGCGTCGTCGACTTTGCCGCGCGCCGGCACGGCTTCAAGGCCACCTGCATGGCCAAGCCCTATGGCGATCATGCAGGCTCCGGGATGCATGTGCATGCCTCGATCATCGACGGTCAGGGCCGCAATATCCTCGACGCCAAGGGTGGCGATCCGGTGAAGCTGAAGTCGATCACCGCCGGCATGCTGAAGAGCATGCAGGATGCGCAGCTGATCTTCGCACCCTTTGCCAATTCCTATCGCCGCTTCCAACCGGGCTCCTTTGCCCCCGACAAGATCGACTGGGGTTTTGGCAATCGCGGCACGGCGATCCGCATTCCGGACAAGGATGGCCCGGCCGCCCGTATCGAACATCGTGTCGCCGGTGCGGACGCCAATCCGCATCTGCTGCTTGCCGCCATCCTCGGCGGCATCCTGCTGGGCCTTGAAGAGGATCTCGATCCCGGCCAGGTCACGACGCCGGATAGCGCGCCTGAAAACCCCGACATGCTCACTTACGATTTCCTCACCGCCGTCGAGCGCTTCCGTTCGTCGGCGTTTATCAGTGACGTCTTCGGGGCAGAATATCAGCGCATCTATGGCGACACCAAGCGCAAGGAGGCGATGGCCTATCTGCGCACCGTGTCGAGTTTCGATTACCAGACCTATCTGCCGCGGATCTGA
- a CDS encoding peptide ABC transporter substrate-binding protein: MSIQTRRLLGTSLLLTSLMFGASQALAEVVLHRGNSGEPQTLDQANTSIDIEAFILKDLYEGLTIYDAKGEIVPGAAESWTISDDGTVYTFKIRENANWSDGSPVTAEDFVFSIQRVQNPETAAKYANILYPIKNAEKANTGEAKLEEIGAKAVDAKTLEITLERATPFFLELLAHQTALPVSKASLEKNGKDFVKPGVMVSNGAYKLESHVPNDNLVVLKNEHHWDAANTQIDKVVFYPIDDQAASVRRFEAKEMDLVYNFSADQIDRLKESYGEQVHVSPSASTYYYVFDTRQEPYSDVRVRQALSMAVDRDFLAEEIYSGAQLPTYSLVPDGLGGYEAAKADFAEMSQLDREDKAIELMKEAGYGDGGKPLAIEIRYNTNPNHERVATAVADMWKNTFGASVTMTNLDVASHYAYLQEGGAFNVARAGWVSDYADAENFLALNVSTNTSFNYGKYNNPEFDALMAKSYAEGDAEARKKIMHDAEVILMRDQPIAPLMSTANLWLVSDRVSGWQDNAANEHLSRFLRVAE; this comes from the coding sequence ATGTCCATACAGACGCGCCGGCTGCTCGGCACCTCTCTCCTTCTGACCTCGCTGATGTTTGGCGCAAGCCAGGCGCTGGCCGAAGTCGTACTTCACCGTGGCAATTCGGGCGAGCCGCAGACGCTTGACCAGGCCAATACATCGATCGATATCGAAGCCTTCATTCTGAAGGATCTCTATGAAGGTCTGACCATCTACGACGCCAAGGGCGAGATCGTTCCGGGCGCGGCGGAAAGCTGGACCATCTCCGATGACGGCACGGTCTACACCTTCAAGATCCGCGAAAACGCCAACTGGTCCGACGGTTCGCCGGTGACCGCCGAGGATTTCGTTTTCTCGATCCAGCGTGTCCAGAACCCGGAAACCGCAGCCAAATACGCCAACATCCTCTACCCGATCAAGAATGCCGAAAAGGCCAACACGGGTGAAGCGAAGCTGGAAGAGATCGGCGCGAAGGCCGTCGATGCCAAGACGCTGGAAATCACGCTTGAGCGCGCAACTCCGTTCTTCCTCGAATTGCTCGCCCACCAGACTGCCCTTCCCGTTTCCAAGGCCAGCCTCGAAAAGAACGGCAAGGACTTCGTCAAGCCGGGCGTGATGGTGTCGAACGGCGCCTACAAGCTGGAAAGCCATGTGCCGAACGACAACCTCGTCGTGCTCAAGAACGAACACCACTGGGATGCCGCCAACACTCAGATCGACAAGGTCGTGTTCTACCCGATCGACGATCAGGCCGCCTCGGTGCGCCGTTTCGAAGCCAAGGAAATGGACCTCGTCTACAACTTCTCGGCCGACCAGATCGACCGCCTGAAGGAAAGCTACGGCGAGCAGGTTCACGTTTCGCCATCCGCCTCGACCTACTACTACGTCTTCGACACCCGCCAGGAGCCCTATAGCGACGTGCGCGTGCGCCAGGCGCTTTCCATGGCCGTCGATCGCGACTTCCTCGCCGAGGAAATCTACTCCGGTGCGCAGCTGCCGACCTATTCGCTCGTTCCGGATGGTCTGGGCGGCTACGAGGCGGCGAAGGCCGATTTCGCCGAAATGTCGCAGCTCGACCGTGAAGACAAGGCGATCGAACTGATGAAGGAAGCCGGCTATGGTGACGGCGGCAAGCCGCTTGCCATCGAGATCCGCTACAACACCAACCCGAACCACGAGCGTGTCGCGACGGCTGTCGCCGACATGTGGAAGAACACGTTCGGAGCCAGCGTCACGATGACCAATCTCGACGTCGCCTCGCACTATGCCTATCTGCAGGAAGGCGGCGCCTTCAATGTCGCCCGCGCCGGTTGGGTCTCGGACTACGCAGACGCGGAAAACTTCCTCGCCCTCAACGTCTCGACCAACACCTCGTTCAACTACGGCAAGTACAACAATCCGGAATTCGACGCGCTGATGGCCAAGTCCTACGCCGAAGGGGATGCCGAAGCCCGCAAGAAGATCATGCATGATGCCGAAGTCATCCTGATGCGTGACCAGCCCATCGCCCCGCTGATGAGCACGGCCAATCTGTGGCTGGTCTCCGACCGCGTCAGCGGCTGGCAGGACAATGCCGCCAACGAGCATCTCAGCCGCTTCCTTCGCGTCGCTGAATAA